In a genomic window of Flammeovirga agarivorans:
- the typA gene encoding translational GTPase TypA, translating to MSSIRNIAIIAHVDHGKTTLVDKMLHAAQLFRENQETGELILDNNDLERERGITILSKNVAIEYKGVKVNIIDTPGHADFGGEVERVLKMADSVLLLVDAFEGPMPQTRFVLGKALSLGLKPIVVINKVDKPNCRPDEVHDQVFDLFFNLDATEEQLEFPTFYGSSKNGWMSTDWKNETDSIVPLLDGIIDLVPEAPSPQGDPQLQITSLDFSNFVGRIAIGRLTRGTLKEKTFVGLAKADGSIKKVHIKELQTFEGLGRKKVSEVQAGDLCAIVGIDDFEIGDTITTVENPEPLPRMAIEEPTMSMLFMINNSPFFGKEGKFVTSRHLRDRLYKETEKNLALRIEATDSEDRFIVYGRGILHLAVLIETMRREGYELQVGQPQVLYKEIDGVKHEPIETLVIDVPEGVSGKAIELATQRKGELLIMEPKGDMQHLEFQIPSRGIIGLRNNILTATAGEAIMTHRFHEYAPFKGEMTTKTNGAIISDQTGTPTAYSLDKLQDRGTFFVDPTEEIYEGQVIGEFNRPMDLRVNVIKGKKLTNMRAAGSDDNSKIAPKRQFSLEECMEYIREDELVEVTPENIRMRKIKLK from the coding sequence ATGAGTAGTATCCGTAATATTGCTATCATCGCCCACGTCGATCATGGCAAAACAACATTAGTAGATAAAATGCTGCACGCAGCTCAGTTGTTTAGAGAAAACCAAGAAACAGGAGAACTGATTCTTGACAACAACGACTTAGAGCGCGAAAGAGGTATCACAATTTTATCTAAAAACGTAGCTATCGAGTATAAAGGTGTTAAAGTTAACATCATTGATACTCCAGGTCACGCCGACTTCGGTGGAGAAGTAGAGCGTGTATTAAAAATGGCTGACTCTGTTTTGCTTTTGGTAGATGCGTTTGAAGGCCCAATGCCTCAAACTCGTTTCGTATTGGGTAAAGCACTTTCATTAGGATTAAAACCTATCGTGGTGATCAACAAAGTTGATAAGCCAAACTGTCGCCCAGACGAAGTACATGATCAGGTATTTGATTTATTCTTCAACTTGGATGCAACGGAAGAACAATTAGAGTTCCCAACATTCTATGGTTCTTCTAAAAATGGTTGGATGAGTACTGATTGGAAAAACGAGACAGATTCTATCGTTCCTTTATTAGACGGTATTATTGATCTTGTACCAGAAGCTCCATCACCTCAAGGTGATCCACAGTTACAAATCACTTCATTAGACTTCTCTAACTTCGTTGGACGTATCGCTATCGGTCGTTTAACAAGAGGTACTTTAAAAGAGAAAACTTTTGTTGGTTTAGCTAAAGCTGATGGTTCAATCAAAAAAGTACACATCAAAGAACTTCAAACTTTCGAAGGTTTAGGCCGTAAAAAAGTTTCTGAAGTACAAGCTGGCGACCTTTGTGCTATTGTAGGTATCGATGATTTCGAAATCGGTGATACAATCACAACAGTAGAAAACCCTGAACCACTTCCACGTATGGCTATCGAAGAGCCTACAATGAGTATGTTGTTTATGATTAACAACTCTCCTTTCTTCGGTAAAGAGGGTAAATTCGTTACTTCTCGTCACCTACGTGATCGTTTATACAAAGAAACTGAGAAGAACTTAGCTTTACGTATTGAAGCTACAGATTCTGAAGATAGATTTATTGTTTATGGTCGAGGTATTCTTCACTTAGCTGTATTGATTGAAACAATGCGTCGTGAAGGTTACGAACTTCAAGTAGGTCAACCTCAAGTATTATACAAAGAGATTGATGGCGTGAAGCACGAGCCAATTGAAACATTAGTAATTGACGTTCCTGAAGGCGTTTCTGGTAAAGCTATTGAATTAGCGACTCAACGTAAAGGTGAATTACTAATCATGGAGCCAAAAGGTGACATGCAACACTTAGAGTTCCAAATTCCTTCTCGTGGTATCATCGGTTTAAGAAATAACATCTTAACTGCAACTGCTGGTGAAGCAATTATGACTCACCGTTTCCATGAGTATGCTCCTTTCAAAGGTGAAATGACTACTAAGACAAATGGTGCTATCATTTCTGACCAAACAGGTACTCCTACAGCTTACTCTTTAGATAAGCTACAAGATAGAGGTACTTTCTTTGTAGACCCTACAGAGGAAATCTACGAAGGTCAAGTAATTGGTGAATTTAACCGTCCAATGGACTTGAGAGTAAACGTAATCAAGGGTAAGAAATTAACGAACATGCGTGCTGCAGGTTCTGATGACAACTCTAAGATTGCTCCTAAACGTCAATTCTCTTTGGAAGAATGTATGGAATACATTAGAGAAGATGAATTAGTTGAGGTAACTCCTGAGAACATCCGTATGCGTAAGATCAAATTGAAATAA
- a CDS encoding helix-turn-helix domain-containing protein, with amino-acid sequence MSSETKYSKFLIGMCLNTGQSLQAIAKNLGIYTNRDEINALATKLEAEGLVSRIERTAKETYVSLSKKGQTYASTLMDSAI; translated from the coding sequence ATGTCAAGCGAGACGAAATATTCGAAGTTCCTTATTGGAATGTGCCTCAACACTGGCCAATCTTTACAAGCAATTGCAAAAAACTTAGGTATTTACACTAACCGAGATGAAATCAATGCATTAGCAACAAAATTAGAAGCAGAAGGTCTTGTATCTAGAATCGAACGTACAGCAAAAGAAACATATGTATCTCTTTCGAAAAAAGGTCAAACGTATGCTTCCACATTAATGGACTCTGCTATTTAA
- a CDS encoding helix-turn-helix domain-containing protein → MSREIKFSKFLMGLCLNTGSTFQDVAKKLGICATSDEINVLAEQMKHQGLIGDVENHGYVTKADLTAKGIQQAQHMMEWAN, encoded by the coding sequence ATGTCCAGAGAGATTAAATTTTCGAAATTCCTAATGGGATTATGCCTTAATACAGGCAGTACTTTCCAAGATGTAGCAAAAAAACTAGGTATCTGTGCCACTTCAGATGAAATTAATGTGTTAGCCGAACAAATGAAGCACCAAGGGTTGATCGGTGATGTTGAAAATCATGGATACGTCACAAAAGCAGATTTAACAGCTAAAGGTATTCAACAAGCTCAACACATGATGGAGTGGGCGAACTAA
- a CDS encoding WG repeat-containing protein: MLKPLLILLNILIFPFYITAQSLIPVSDQGKWGLVTEDNSEIVSPKYQYITPILKGSFYRFGFDNKTGLMDNKGKEIIPPVYERLEVLDHNLFVIWNSEGCSLINQKQEKLTKENYYSISPFGSYLKVFHKNKVGLINKNGEVIISPKFDDIQKKQHIYITESNNKKGFLNLKGEEQVSPQFKSVEFLDNNHIICRIEGGPLVQWFTIEESGTVINEKSFNKDTDYKRYQKELYLSAEINKVINNAPVQPVWVDVQNEKYLIAPNGKILMGGKSFFFVQYDPNSNLSVARRQESEDVYMNYLIDMTKGTTLFNDTFKEIVLSDFNSSEWARISVDTLWDKLINKKGTVKRQATVQGNDYTFNNIGNFYEKRAWFSTKDYKYGLIDDKAEVVVKPIYSVITDFTDGQAIVKRNNLYGTIDVNGEIILPIEYNGVSKLNNGWMSVKKGPGTAGRWGIFDKTGHQILDFKYEKIYLDEKGANVFENGRWGRYLRTKKWAFQPSIKVNEMLSFKNGIAKLQRKPIYNPVDRITLIGFKYQGYIKEDGTVIIPPVYTDIIGFERAWEKQEGLGILKKGELVGYINYLGETVLEPKYIKADGFSEVWTLHKGVAMVETKNKYINFVDYHGDEVLPEEFSAIDQSFYKIAEDSSGVSIGTINRKKGLLDYQGNHKSPFVYQQLYPINDQRFIAQKDKLWGIINADGDTLSSFINKKSSPLKGTENIKFLKDSTSSFSISNDGTWGIANLKVTPIQPSFKKIDDYKYHHIGSDYAIVSKKGKSKLQGVIDPNGKILVKLEFKKISPFTGDLAPAQKDSKNVKERKYGYINKKGKWIIAPTYNHAKQFSNGLAAVCSKNKWGYIDANGKVVIPIKYSTALDFKGELAEVDHHFIINKKGLTVGELKDHEQLYDYNGIRGIVKGTGYQRHILPNGIAAYAMKFDEVTPYNNAGVAFVKTGEIWELTRKINKTTTKKRFTKFQMENYLEQYGNKRKVVSLTGDVSQDMGFEKIHDGTWRMIGLDGTPLNPITFEKVKYDQGVFTFHIKQLEKVVNQDGKELTDWTLGIISTPNGKIISFQNGGSKLIQ, encoded by the coding sequence ATGTTGAAGCCACTTCTAATACTACTAAATATACTAATCTTCCCTTTTTACATTACTGCTCAATCACTTATTCCTGTTTCAGACCAAGGAAAATGGGGGTTAGTCACTGAAGATAATTCCGAAATTGTCTCACCTAAATATCAATATATCACTCCAATACTAAAAGGATCTTTCTACCGTTTTGGTTTTGATAATAAAACAGGTTTGATGGATAATAAAGGGAAAGAAATTATTCCTCCTGTATACGAAAGATTAGAAGTTCTTGATCATAACTTATTTGTCATCTGGAATAGTGAAGGATGTTCATTAATCAATCAAAAACAAGAAAAACTGACCAAAGAAAACTACTATTCTATATCCCCTTTTGGTTCTTATTTAAAGGTATTCCATAAAAATAAAGTAGGTCTCATCAACAAAAATGGAGAAGTTATTATTTCTCCGAAATTCGATGACATCCAAAAAAAGCAACATATATATATCACTGAAAGTAATAATAAGAAAGGCTTTCTTAACCTAAAGGGAGAAGAGCAGGTTTCTCCTCAATTTAAATCAGTTGAGTTTTTAGATAATAATCATATCATATGTAGAATTGAAGGCGGCCCTTTAGTTCAATGGTTCACAATAGAGGAGTCAGGTACGGTCATCAATGAAAAATCCTTCAACAAAGACACTGACTATAAACGTTACCAAAAAGAATTGTATTTAAGTGCTGAAATCAATAAAGTAATAAACAATGCTCCTGTTCAACCTGTCTGGGTAGATGTACAAAATGAAAAATATTTAATTGCTCCCAATGGTAAAATTCTCATGGGTGGCAAATCATTCTTTTTCGTTCAATACGATCCCAACTCTAACCTATCCGTTGCTCGAAGACAGGAAAGTGAAGATGTGTACATGAACTACTTAATTGATATGACCAAAGGAACGACCCTTTTTAATGATACTTTCAAAGAGATTGTTCTTAGTGATTTCAATTCATCTGAATGGGCTAGAATTTCTGTTGATACATTATGGGACAAGTTAATCAACAAAAAAGGTACAGTGAAACGACAAGCAACTGTTCAAGGTAATGACTATACATTCAATAACATTGGTAACTTCTACGAAAAAAGAGCTTGGTTTAGTACCAAAGATTACAAATATGGTTTGATCGATGATAAAGCTGAAGTAGTTGTAAAACCAATCTATTCAGTGATCACAGATTTCACTGATGGACAAGCTATCGTAAAAAGAAATAACCTATATGGAACTATAGATGTAAATGGAGAAATTATTCTTCCTATAGAATACAACGGTGTCTCAAAATTAAATAATGGCTGGATGTCTGTTAAAAAAGGTCCTGGAACTGCAGGCAGGTGGGGAATTTTTGATAAAACAGGGCATCAAATTTTAGATTTTAAATATGAAAAAATCTACTTGGACGAAAAAGGAGCTAATGTTTTCGAAAACGGTAGATGGGGTCGTTATTTAAGAACCAAAAAGTGGGCATTCCAACCTTCTATCAAGGTGAATGAGATGCTTTCTTTCAAAAATGGTATAGCAAAACTACAAAGAAAACCAATCTATAACCCTGTAGATCGAATAACCCTCATTGGTTTTAAATATCAAGGATACATTAAAGAAGACGGTACTGTTATCATCCCGCCTGTCTACACTGATATCATTGGTTTTGAAAGAGCATGGGAAAAACAAGAAGGACTAGGTATTCTTAAAAAGGGGGAACTAGTAGGGTACATCAACTATCTAGGAGAAACTGTTTTAGAGCCAAAGTATATAAAAGCAGATGGCTTTTCTGAGGTCTGGACACTTCATAAAGGAGTAGCTATGGTTGAAACAAAAAATAAGTACATAAATTTTGTTGATTATCATGGCGATGAGGTATTACCAGAAGAATTCAGTGCAATTGACCAATCGTTCTACAAAATAGCAGAAGATAGTAGTGGTGTATCTATCGGTACAATAAACCGTAAGAAAGGCCTCTTGGACTACCAAGGAAATCACAAATCACCTTTTGTTTACCAACAACTCTATCCGATTAATGATCAAAGGTTTATTGCTCAAAAAGATAAGCTCTGGGGGATAATTAATGCTGACGGCGATACTCTTTCATCATTTATTAATAAAAAGTCATCTCCTTTAAAAGGGACAGAAAACATTAAATTTCTAAAAGATTCAACATCTTCTTTTTCTATTTCTAATGATGGCACTTGGGGTATAGCAAACTTAAAAGTTACTCCAATTCAACCTTCGTTTAAAAAGATTGATGATTACAAATACCATCACATTGGTAGTGATTATGCAATTGTATCTAAAAAAGGAAAATCAAAACTACAGGGTGTTATAGATCCTAATGGAAAAATATTAGTGAAGCTAGAATTCAAAAAGATTAGTCCTTTTACCGGTGATTTGGCTCCCGCTCAAAAAGACAGCAAGAATGTTAAAGAGAGAAAGTACGGATATATCAATAAAAAAGGAAAATGGATTATTGCTCCTACTTATAACCATGCAAAACAATTTAGTAATGGTTTAGCTGCAGTATGCTCAAAAAATAAATGGGGATATATAGATGCAAATGGCAAAGTAGTCATACCTATCAAGTACTCTACAGCATTAGACTTTAAAGGTGAACTAGCTGAAGTTGATCATCATTTTATTATTAATAAGAAAGGGTTAACTGTAGGAGAACTTAAAGACCATGAACAACTCTATGATTACAATGGCATTAGAGGAATTGTTAAAGGTACAGGCTATCAACGCCATATTTTACCTAATGGTATAGCTGCCTATGCGATGAAGTTTGATGAGGTTACTCCATACAATAACGCCGGTGTAGCCTTTGTGAAGACTGGTGAAATTTGGGAGCTTACAAGAAAAATAAATAAGACCACAACCAAAAAGAGATTCACTAAGTTTCAAATGGAAAATTATCTTGAGCAGTACGGTAATAAGCGAAAGGTAGTCTCTTTAACGGGTGATGTATCACAAGATATGGGTTTCGAGAAAATCCATGATGGTACTTGGAGAATGATTGGGCTTGATGGAACTCCCCTCAACCCTATTACATTTGAAAAGGTAAAATATGATCAAGGAGTATTTACTTTTCATATTAAGCAATTGGAAAAAGTAGTTAACCAAGATGGTAAAGAACTAACTGACTGGACATTAGGTATTATTTCTACACCAAATGGAAAAATCATTTCTTTTCAAAATGGTGGTAGTAAGTTAATTCAATAA
- a CDS encoding 5-(carboxyamino)imidazole ribonucleotide synthase: protein MKKIGVLGGGQLGRMMIQSAMNLNIHVKTLDPDPNAPCKAVAHEFVVGSLNDYDTILEFAKDVDIVTIEIENVNTDALLEIQKQGTPVFPKPEHIALIQDKRVQKQFYQENNIPTSPFVLVENKEELVKHKDLLPAVMKIGKGGYDGRGVQVMRTETDFEKGFDGPSVFEKMVDIDKEISIIAARNEKGEINTFPAVEVVYHESNLVDYLLSPATISKEIEDKATEIAIDLVKKLDFIGLLAIEFFVDQEGNVIVNEVAPRTHNSGHQTIEGNITSQFDQHIRAVANLPLGDTARRSPSAMVNVLGEKGYTGVAKYEGVDEVLSISGVYIHLYDKQMTKPERKMGHITIIAETKEQLLEKVDLVKKHFKVIA, encoded by the coding sequence ATGAAAAAGATTGGTGTTTTAGGTGGTGGTCAATTAGGACGTATGATGATTCAATCTGCTATGAATCTCAACATTCATGTCAAAACATTAGACCCAGACCCAAATGCCCCTTGTAAGGCAGTTGCTCATGAATTTGTTGTTGGATCTTTAAATGATTACGACACAATATTAGAATTTGCAAAAGATGTTGACATTGTTACTATAGAAATTGAAAATGTCAATACTGATGCACTTCTTGAGATTCAGAAACAAGGTACTCCTGTTTTCCCTAAACCAGAACATATTGCTCTTATACAAGATAAAAGAGTTCAAAAACAATTCTATCAGGAAAACAACATTCCAACATCTCCATTTGTATTAGTTGAAAACAAAGAAGAGTTGGTAAAGCATAAAGACTTACTACCTGCAGTAATGAAAATTGGTAAAGGTGGTTACGATGGTAGAGGTGTACAAGTGATGCGCACTGAGACTGACTTTGAAAAAGGTTTTGACGGACCATCAGTTTTTGAAAAAATGGTAGATATCGATAAGGAAATATCTATCATCGCTGCTAGAAACGAAAAAGGTGAGATCAATACTTTCCCAGCTGTTGAGGTAGTGTATCATGAAAGTAATCTTGTTGATTATCTTCTATCGCCAGCAACCATTTCTAAAGAAATTGAAGATAAAGCGACTGAAATTGCCATCGATCTTGTGAAAAAGTTAGATTTCATAGGATTACTTGCCATCGAATTTTTCGTAGATCAAGAAGGAAATGTCATTGTCAATGAAGTTGCACCTAGAACGCATAATTCTGGTCATCAAACAATTGAAGGAAATATTACTTCTCAGTTTGATCAACATATTAGAGCGGTAGCAAATTTACCTTTAGGAGATACTGCTAGAAGATCTCCATCAGCCATGGTAAATGTTCTTGGTGAAAAAGGATACACTGGCGTTGCAAAGTATGAAGGTGTCGATGAAGTTCTTTCTATCTCTGGAGTATATATTCATTTGTATGATAAACAGATGACGAAGCCTGAAAGAAAGATGGGACACATCACCATAATTGCCGAAACAAAAGAACAACTTTTAGAAAAAGTTGATTTAGTAAAGAAGCACTTTAAAGTGATTGCATAA
- the purD gene encoding phosphoribosylamine--glycine ligase: MKVLILGSGGREHTLAWKISQSEKLTKLYAAPGNAGTAEVAQNISISVTDFSKLGQFVLEEGIDMLIVGPEAPLVEGVADYFAEDDKLSHVKVIGPKKAGALLEGSKDYSKKFMMRHNIPAGASKTFTLETLESGYAFLEMQKPPYVLKADGLAAGKGVLIIDNIEEAKNSLKEMLSGQFGEASKSVLVEQFLDGIELSVFVITDGKNYVTLPEAKDYKRIGEGDTGLNTGGMGAISPVPFADADFMQEIDKTIVKPTIDGLAKDGIDYVGFIFFGLIKVDGKPYVIEYNARMGDPETEVVIPRINSDLLEVLDLAAQGRLDEASLEIDSDFATTVMLVSGGYPEAYQKGKEITALDNLDDVTPFHAGTTFSELGEVITDGGRVIAMTGKGKDMKSALAKSFKAAETVQFDKKYFRSDIGFDL, from the coding sequence ATGAAAGTACTCATTCTTGGCTCCGGAGGGAGAGAGCACACTTTAGCGTGGAAAATCTCCCAAAGTGAAAAGCTCACGAAACTGTACGCTGCACCAGGTAATGCTGGAACTGCAGAAGTTGCTCAAAACATCAGTATTTCAGTTACTGATTTTTCAAAGCTAGGTCAATTTGTCTTGGAAGAAGGTATCGACATGCTTATTGTTGGTCCTGAAGCCCCACTTGTAGAAGGTGTTGCAGATTATTTTGCGGAGGATGATAAATTATCTCATGTAAAAGTTATTGGTCCTAAAAAAGCAGGTGCTTTATTAGAAGGTAGTAAAGACTATTCTAAAAAGTTCATGATGCGTCATAACATCCCTGCTGGTGCATCTAAAACATTTACTTTAGAAACTTTAGAAAGTGGTTATGCATTCTTAGAAATGCAAAAGCCTCCATATGTTTTAAAAGCAGATGGCTTAGCAGCTGGTAAAGGTGTATTGATTATCGATAACATTGAAGAAGCTAAAAACAGCCTTAAAGAAATGTTGAGTGGTCAGTTCGGTGAAGCAAGTAAATCCGTATTGGTAGAACAGTTCTTAGACGGTATTGAACTTTCTGTTTTTGTAATCACTGATGGTAAAAACTATGTTACTTTACCTGAAGCAAAAGACTACAAAAGAATTGGAGAAGGTGATACAGGTCTTAACACTGGTGGTATGGGAGCTATTTCTCCAGTACCATTTGCTGATGCTGACTTCATGCAAGAGATCGATAAGACTATTGTGAAACCAACTATTGATGGTTTAGCAAAAGATGGAATTGATTATGTAGGCTTTATATTCTTTGGATTAATTAAAGTAGATGGTAAACCATACGTTATCGAATATAACGCAAGAATGGGTGACCCAGAAACTGAAGTTGTTATTCCAAGAATCAATTCAGACTTATTAGAAGTATTAGACCTTGCAGCTCAAGGAAGATTAGACGAAGCTTCTTTAGAAATTGACTCTGATTTTGCTACTACTGTAATGTTAGTATCAGGTGGATATCCTGAAGCTTACCAAAAAGGTAAAGAAATCACAGCATTAGATAATTTAGATGATGTAACTCCTTTCCATGCAGGTACTACGTTTAGTGAACTTGGTGAAGTTATCACTGATGGCGGACGTGTTATTGCAATGACTGGTAAAGGTAAGGATATGAAATCAGCATTAGCTAAATCATTCAAAGCTGCAGAAACAGTACAATTCGACAAGAAGTACTTCCGTTCTGATATTGGTTTCGATCTTTAA
- a CDS encoding DUF5675 family protein, whose translation MKAILKRTKFLELQTQGKFELYNNDDELVFSCDTLELPWKDNQNRISCIPLGEYKTIPRTHGAYANRAFHVQEKNGGEVKGRSHILIHSGNFFTDTKGCILLGRGFHDIALKTKKREIQKDGVMDLLNSRQTISELLELSDGFELSVQTDEKVIEKKSNSRIKIDFIKEGEIAYVNVKSKLNLRSEPNTESLVIDQLVDDTPLLIKEDLGEWMKVATLGVEGWCFGEYISLIDSNLGVVSVNSGTLNIRSDCHVKASKILEKGLNKEEKVEILEKRGDWYRVKARIEEGFVFNEFLIR comes from the coding sequence ATGAAAGCAATTTTAAAACGTACCAAGTTCCTGGAATTGCAAACCCAAGGAAAATTTGAACTTTATAATAATGATGATGAATTGGTATTTTCATGTGATACATTGGAACTACCATGGAAAGACAATCAAAATAGAATTTCCTGTATTCCATTGGGAGAGTATAAAACAATTCCGAGAACACATGGAGCTTATGCCAATAGAGCTTTTCATGTACAAGAAAAAAATGGAGGTGAGGTGAAAGGAAGGAGTCACATTCTTATACATTCAGGAAATTTCTTTACAGATACTAAAGGGTGTATACTATTAGGTAGAGGATTTCATGATATTGCCTTAAAAACGAAAAAGAGGGAAATTCAAAAAGATGGAGTGATGGACCTGCTAAATTCAAGGCAGACAATCTCTGAATTATTAGAATTATCTGATGGGTTTGAATTATCTGTTCAAACCGACGAAAAGGTAATAGAGAAAAAATCAAATTCTAGAATAAAGATTGACTTTATAAAAGAAGGTGAAATAGCCTATGTCAATGTAAAGTCAAAATTAAACCTTAGATCAGAGCCAAATACTGAAAGTCTTGTAATAGACCAATTGGTAGATGATACTCCATTATTAATAAAAGAAGATTTAGGAGAGTGGATGAAAGTCGCTACTTTAGGTGTTGAAGGTTGGTGTTTTGGTGAGTATATAAGTCTGATAGATAGTAATTTAGGTGTTGTTTCTGTAAATTCTGGAACTTTAAATATTAGAAGTGATTGCCATGTTAAGGCATCTAAAATTTTGGAAAAAGGCCTAAATAAAGAAGAAAAAGTGGAGATTTTAGAAAAAAGAGGAGACTGGTATCGAGTGAAAGCTAGAATAGAAGAAGGTTTTGTGTTTAACGAGTTTTTAATTAGATAA
- a CDS encoding phosphatidylserine decarboxylase family protein, whose translation MTIHKEGHSLLISLLIILGVLNAPLYYYIPQFGIWHGIALTVSVIFYLLILQFFRNPNRTIPQGENLVIAPADGKVVVIEETEENEYFKDKRIQISIFMSPLNVHLSRNPISGVLKYFKYHPGKFLVAWHPKSSTDNERTTLVTENSNGVQVLFRQIAGALARRIRWYVDEGDQVNQGEEFGFIKFGSRIDVFLPLDSKINVTLEQKTRGGETIIAELPQ comes from the coding sequence ATGACTATACATAAAGAAGGACATTCACTACTAATTAGCTTGTTAATTATTCTTGGGGTCCTAAACGCACCTTTGTACTACTATATACCACAATTTGGTATCTGGCATGGAATCGCATTAACTGTCAGTGTAATATTTTATTTATTGATTCTACAGTTTTTCAGAAACCCTAACAGAACAATTCCACAAGGAGAAAATTTAGTTATTGCACCTGCAGATGGTAAAGTAGTAGTGATCGAGGAGACAGAAGAAAATGAATACTTTAAAGATAAAAGGATTCAGATTTCGATCTTTATGTCACCTTTGAATGTTCACTTAAGTAGAAATCCTATTTCTGGAGTATTGAAATATTTTAAATACCACCCAGGAAAATTTCTAGTAGCATGGCACCCGAAGTCAAGTACTGATAATGAGCGTACAACTTTAGTAACTGAAAACTCTAATGGTGTTCAGGTATTATTTAGACAAATTGCTGGAGCATTAGCAAGACGTATTCGTTGGTATGTGGATGAAGGGGATCAGGTGAATCAAGGTGAAGAATTTGGTTTCATTAAATTTGGATCAAGGATAGATGTTTTTCTACCATTAGATTCAAAAATCAATGTCACTTTAGAGCAGAAAACTAGAGGAGGAGAGACAATCATTGCAGAGTTACCTCAATAG
- a CDS encoding MBL fold metallo-hydrolase, with the protein MRITFLGTGTSQGIPIIGCKCEVCTSLDYRNKRLRSSIHIQTDEGESIIIDSGPDFRQQVLRERITQLDGLVFTHQHKDHTAGMDDIRGFYFLNGMKPIELYGTHAVFSQLKQEFSYVFAENKYPGVPSVNLNEIKKDQEFYIGKTLIDPIQVWHYKLPVMGYRIKNFAYITDANKIDSDQMSKLKNLDVLVINALQRKEHISHYNLEEALEVIQELSPKKAYLTHIGHKMGLHSDTQKELPEHVKLAEDGLIIEL; encoded by the coding sequence ATGAGAATAACTTTTTTAGGAACTGGCACCTCACAAGGTATACCAATTATTGGGTGTAAATGTGAAGTCTGTACATCATTAGATTACCGAAACAAACGATTACGTTCATCTATACATATTCAAACAGATGAAGGTGAAAGCATTATCATAGATTCAGGGCCTGATTTTAGACAGCAGGTATTGAGAGAGCGTATCACTCAGTTAGACGGATTGGTTTTTACCCACCAACATAAAGACCACACTGCAGGCATGGATGATATTAGAGGGTTTTATTTTCTAAACGGAATGAAACCTATAGAACTCTATGGTACACATGCTGTATTCTCACAGTTAAAGCAGGAGTTTAGCTATGTTTTTGCAGAAAACAAATACCCTGGTGTTCCTTCTGTTAATTTAAATGAGATCAAAAAAGATCAAGAATTCTATATCGGGAAAACATTAATTGACCCAATTCAAGTATGGCATTATAAGTTACCTGTAATGGGTTACAGGATAAAGAACTTTGCATACATCACTGATGCAAATAAGATTGACAGTGACCAAATGAGTAAGTTAAAGAATTTAGATGTTTTAGTAATTAATGCTCTACAGAGGAAGGAGCATATTTCACATTACAATCTAGAAGAAGCACTTGAGGTTATTCAGGAACTATCACCTAAAAAAGCATACCTCACCCACATAGGGCATAAAATGGGGTTACATTCAGACACTCAGAAAGAACTTCCAGAACATGTGAAATTAGCCGAAGACGGACTAATAATTGAGTTATAA
- a CDS encoding response regulator: MGKKILVAEDSSVIQNITRKVLQFQNYEIISVKNGQQVLDKLAKSHYDAILLDINMPVMDGMECAQKIRGLDDETKKNVPIVAITGNAKNYSMDDFKAVGINEYLPKPLNFDNLVNVVNKVTNN; encoded by the coding sequence ATGGGAAAAAAAATATTAGTTGCTGAAGACAGTTCTGTGATTCAAAATATCACAAGAAAAGTGTTACAATTCCAAAACTATGAAATCATCTCTGTAAAAAACGGACAACAAGTACTAGACAAATTAGCCAAAAGTCATTACGATGCCATTTTACTTGACATCAATATGCCTGTTATGGACGGTATGGAATGTGCCCAAAAAATTAGAGGGTTAGATGATGAAACAAAGAAAAATGTTCCAATTGTAGCAATTACAGGAAATGCAAAAAATTACTCTATGGATGATTTCAAAGCTGTTGGAATCAATGAGTACCTACCTAAACCTTTAAATTTTGACAACCTTGTTAACGTAGTGAATAAAGTTACTAATAATTAA